TTCCTTCCGTCCTTAAATATCCTTATTTTGCCCCTGAATATGCGCCCGTTTATATAGACACGCGAGCCGCCTACGGGTTCCACCGAGATAGCGTTGGCGCTGATCTCCTTCCCGTCAAACCCGAACCCCGCGTCGGTCGCTGTCAGGCCGGTCTCCGGCAGGTACTTCTCCTCGAGGAGGACGCTGTTGGAAAGATGGTCTAATATCCTGAAATTCCCGGCTATGAAGATTCTTATCGAATCGGCGCCCTTCGCGACCGCGACGCGGACGCGGACCGGATCTCGCGCGGCGGTGAACTCCTGTATGCAGTGGACCGCAGGAGCGGTAATTACCGATATTGCCGCGAAGATCGTCAAGAAACAGAGGCGGGTTCGCATGACCGGTTAAAACAACTCCTTCTGGGATTCTTTTTTGGAGGGGACTTTAAAATGCTCGTATGCGGACTTCGCGGCTTCTCTTCCGCGGGGCGTGCGTTTCAGAAATCCTATCTTTAACAAAAACGGCTCGACTACGTCAGAAATGGTATCCGCCTCTTCATTCAATGTCGCAGCAAGGGATTCTATCCCTACCGGCCCGCCGCTATACGTATCTATGATAGCTTTCATCACTTTCCTGTCGAGGGCGTCGAGGCCCATCGCGTCGATGCCGAGCATCGCCAGCGCTTTGTCCACGATCTCTTTGTCTACCTTCCCCGCGTTCTTCACCTCGGCGTAATCCCTTACCCTGCGCAGGAGCCTGTTGGCTATGCGCGGTGTGCCGCGGGCCCGGCGCGCGATCTCTGAGGCAGAATCCTTATCCAGGTCTATCTTGAGTATCTTCGCGGAGCGCTTGATTATCTGCACCAACTCCTCGGCGGCGTAAAAATCTAGGCTGTAGAGCATACCGAACCTGCCGCGCATCGGGGCGCTCAATAGCCCGGAGCGCGTCGTCGCGCCGATAAGCGTGAACGGTTTTAAATTGAATTTTATCGTCTTGGCGTAAGGGCCTTTGTCGATGACGAAATCAATCTGGTAATTCTCCATCGCCGGATAGAGGAACTCCTCCACGATCTTCGAGAGGCGGTGGATCTCGTCTATGAAAAGGATATCTCCTTCGCCGAGATTTGTAAGGATGCCGATCAGGTCGCCGGCCTTCGCGATAGCCGGCCCGGACGTGGCGGTTATCTTCGTCCCCATCTCGCCGGCTATTATATGGGCCAGCGTCGTCTTGCCGAGGCCCGGAGGGCCCGAAAACAGGATGTGCTCGAGCGGCTCTTTCCTCTTCTTCGCGGCCGACACGGCAATGAGCAGGTTATCAACGACCGCCTTCTGCCCTACGAACTCCGTGACCTTCGCGGGGCGCAGGGAAAGGTTTAATATTATATCTTCCTCTGTCTCCTGGCTGAAGACGAGTTTTTCGCGCAACTGCCCTTCTTTATCTTTCTTCTCTTCGCTCATTTGGAATGTTTCTTATGTTTATAGACTTCATTCAGCAGGTCTTCCGCGGTCTTGATTCCCGGCGAACGCTCGAGGGCCTTCTGTATCATCTCTTTGGCTTCCGGCTTCTTATACTGCAATTGCAGCAGGATCTCGGTCGCCTCTTCCACGAAATCCGGTTCCTTCGTGACCGTTATCTCGACGCCGTATTCCTGTATCAGCCCGAACTTCCCGAGCTTATTTTGGAGTTTGGCGACTATCTCTTTTGCGCGTTGTTCCCCGATGCCCGGCAGGGATTTGAGCGCGGCGAGGTCACCGTCGGCTATCGCTTTTACTATCTGAGGTATAGAGGCGTTCAATGCCCTGACCGCCGCCTTGGGCCCGATGCCGGAGACGGTGATGAACTTCTCAAAAAATTCCTTCTCTATCTCGTTTAAGAAACCTATGAGGACGGGTATGCTGCGCGCGGGGTCGGTATGGTGGTAATGGTATGTTATCAGTTTGATGGAGCCGTCCGGGGATATGTGTCCGTCGATCGACTTCATCACGCAGCCCGGGATCAATACTTCGTAAGAGATGCCGCCGTCGACGTCGATGATGAGGGATGAGCTCTTGCGTTTGGCGATCTTGCCTCGGATATGAGATATCATCTTGACCCCGTTATCCCGTCCATCCGGGAGATGTGTGCGTGAGCGACCGCGAGCGCCAGCGCGTCAGAGATATCAGGCGGGTTCGGGGCCGACTTCATATTGAAAAGGTTTTGTATCATGCGCTGCATCTGGTATTTGCTCGCGTGGCCGGCGCCTGTGACCGCCTTTTTGACGCGCGTCGCCGAATATCCGACGAGTTCCGTCCCGGTCTCTTTTGCCAGGAGGCATATCGCGCCGCGGGCGTGGCCCATAAGTATGGAGGTTACGGGGTGCCTGTAATGTGAATATAACTGCTCGAGGACCAGCACGTCCGGCTTCGACTCCCTGACGAGGCCTTTTATCGCCTTGTATATCTTCTCTATCCTCGCCTCTACTTTTTCTTTCGCCGAGGTCCTCACGACACCCGCTTCAATGAGCTTTATTCCCTTCGGCCCGGCCTCTATCAGGCCGTAACCGGTAATGCATAAACCTGGGTCGATACCCAGTATTTTCACCCCGTTAGAAATCCGATTTCTAACGGGATTTGTCATTCCTGCTTTGCCTGTTCCAGTATCTCGTCGGGGATGTCAAAATTCGCGTATACGTTCTGGACGTCTTCGTAATCCTCCAGCGCCTCGACTAGCGCAAGGACCTGTTTCGCCGGGGTGCCTGTGACCTTTACCGTCATCGTCGGGAGACTGGTCACCTCGGCCAGCTGGCATTCGATCTTGTTGTCATCGAGCGCCTTCTTGACCTTCTCGAAATCATGGGGGGCTGTCGTTATTTCATAGACCGTATCTTCGGTCTTCATGTCTTCGGCGCCCGCGTTGAGGGCTATATCCATAAGCTTGTCTTCTTCGATCTTCGTCTTTTCGATGACGATCAGCCCCTTCTTATGGAAAAAGCGCGCGACAGCGCCCGGGCCGGCCATATTGCCGCCCTTGCGCGATAGGATATTCTTTATTTCTGCCGAGGCCCTGTTCTTGTTGTCGGTCAGGGCTTCGACCATTATAGCCACGCCGCCAGGCCCGTAGATCTCGTAATATATCGTCTCATAGACGACGCCGGGAAGCTCTCCGGTCCCCTTCTTTATCGCCT
Above is a genomic segment from Candidatus Omnitrophota bacterium containing:
- the ruvB gene encoding Holliday junction branch migration DNA helicase RuvB, encoding MSEEKKDKEGQLREKLVFSQETEEDIILNLSLRPAKVTEFVGQKAVVDNLLIAVSAAKKRKEPLEHILFSGPPGLGKTTLAHIIAGEMGTKITATSGPAIAKAGDLIGILTNLGEGDILFIDEIHRLSKIVEEFLYPAMENYQIDFVIDKGPYAKTIKFNLKPFTLIGATTRSGLLSAPMRGRFGMLYSLDFYAAEELVQIIKRSAKILKIDLDKDSASEIARRARGTPRIANRLLRRVRDYAEVKNAGKVDKEIVDKALAMLGIDAMGLDALDRKVMKAIIDTYSGGPVGIESLAATLNEEADTISDVVEPFLLKIGFLKRTPRGREAAKSAYEHFKVPSKKESQKELF
- a CDS encoding YebC/PmpR family DNA-binding transcriptional regulator, producing MSGHSKWKTQKNKKAAADAVKGRAFTKATKEITVAAKDGGGDPDVNPRLRFALAKAREVNMPKDNIEKAIKKGTGELPGVVYETIYYEIYGPGGVAIMVEALTDNKNRASAEIKNILSRKGGNMAGPGAVARFFHKKGLIVIEKTKIEEDKLMDIALNAGAEDMKTEDTVYEITTAPHDFEKVKKALDDNKIECQLAEVTSLPTMTVKVTGTPAKQVLALVEALEDYEDVQNVYANFDIPDEILEQAKQE
- the ruvA gene encoding Holliday junction branch migration protein RuvA, translating into MISHIRGKIAKRKSSSLIIDVDGGISYEVLIPGCVMKSIDGHISPDGSIKLITYHYHHTDPARSIPVLIGFLNEIEKEFFEKFITVSGIGPKAAVRALNASIPQIVKAIADGDLAALKSLPGIGEQRAKEIVAKLQNKLGKFGLIQEYGVEITVTKEPDFVEEATEILLQLQYKKPEAKEMIQKALERSPGIKTAEDLLNEVYKHKKHSK
- the ruvC gene encoding crossover junction endodeoxyribonuclease RuvC: MKILGIDPGLCITGYGLIEAGPKGIKLIEAGVVRTSAKEKVEARIEKIYKAIKGLVRESKPDVLVLEQLYSHYRHPVTSILMGHARGAICLLAKETGTELVGYSATRVKKAVTGAGHASKYQMQRMIQNLFNMKSAPNPPDISDALALAVAHAHISRMDGITGSR